One Pogoniulus pusillus isolate bPogPus1 chromosome 13, bPogPus1.pri, whole genome shotgun sequence genomic window, gaattgttcagtctggagaagaggaggctccagagagatCTGATAGCCACCTGCCAGTATATGAGAGcagctacaagaaggatggagagagactgtttacagagGCCTGCAATGAtgggacaagggcaatggcatcaaactagagaagagcagatttagtttggatgctaggaacaggttctgcaccatgagggcagtggaacactggaacaggtttcccagggaggtacttgaggctccttccctggagatattcagggtgaggctcgacagggctctaggcaacctgatctagttgaggatggccctgaggactgcagaggggcttgcactggatgacctttggaagttccttccagcccagaccattctatgattctatggaggcaACATACTTAGGCATCTCCCAGGGTCTTGGGACTGTTGAAAGACTCTCTTTTCTGTATCAGTGAGACTGTAAAATATATTAAAAGGCTTGAAATAGTTAGAAGTAATGGAACTCGTGGGGAAATGGTGATAAAACTGAGCTATGGAGAAACGGCCACTTACTAACTCAGAACATTACATCCATTTCAGAGCGTTACTTGAAAGGTGGTGAGCTGACTTTAGAGGAGAAATGATGCTGTGAAAACAACTCCATGTAAAATGCTTTACATAGTTAAAGGGCAGCTGAAAGCATGAGGCTGTTTGTATGCTAAAGGAATAACTGCTGCAGACTGTTTTGCTTGGAAGCCTACTGTAAACAACTGGCAACACATGCTGTTAAGAGGACTGCACTTTATGTCTTTATCTGGAGATACACTACTTTAGAATCCATTTTTGTGTGTCCAATAATGTGCAGTTTCATTCCTGAGGGTTCATAATGGGTGTCACTCTGGGGTTTTCTTTCCCTAGTTAGTGAACACACAGTTTTCAGCCACTGTGCTGTGAAAggtttttccattttctttaagGCACATTTAATCTGGTTTAAATTAATTCACTTGTTTGCTAGATCACAGAAATATATCTGTTGCTCACAGCCTTAGTGAGAACTCAGCATGTTTAAGATAAAGCTGGATCtgaaaatgccatttagaaTGTGAAGCTCTCTTTCCCTCTATTTTTGGTTTAGGTACAGAGTTTATTTGCTGTTCTAGCAAAACATAAGTATCTATTTGGAGGTGTTGCTTCAGAGCATGTATACTGGAATTAAAATACTTAGTGTACCCTGAAATCTCTTCCCCTTTTCTCTGCTGTAGGTCTTattgtggtttggggttggttttttttcattctccttCACCTTCTGCAGTCACCTTCATGAAATGGCATTGAATGGTCATATGTCAGTGCCATTTTACAAAGTGAACTAGAGAGAGATTTACTCTTTGCTTCCTATTTCATGTTCGCTCATGCAGTAAGGAAAGGCAGACTCAACCTAGTCCTGTTGATTAATGTGCACATTAATGTCAGCTCTACAGATTGTGAGGGGGTTTTCAAGCATTCTGGACAAATTGTGTTAGAAGCAAAGTACAGTTAGAGCTTGGGAAGTTTTGCATTACCTTGTCCTTTATGATTTCATTCATTAAATCACGTTAAATTCCATGaaggttttgctttctttgaagCATCTGTTGCACAATTAAATCCTTCTGCAATAAATCCTCCCTATGACAGAATGATAAATGTAACATGTTTGAGGCTCAACAGATGTTTTGTTCAATCATTTATTTCTCATACTGTATTCCTTTGAAATTTCCTATTTTCCTGCCTTTCAGGCACTACTGTCTTCAAAGGACTTTGTTTCTAACTTTCCCTTGTCACAAATGCCTTTCTTCTGGGCAAAGCACAGCTTGGAAGGAACAGAACCTTGACAGAAATGGCATCTCATAACACACTTGAACTGCATTGTCCCCATGTGGAGCTCGACTCAGCCTTTCATTCTCTTGTTTTATGTAAATAATTATGTAGTTTCATCTCTAAGAAATGAAGTTACCAGACCTGCTTTGAATCAGAAATAGGTCAGCAGGAGATAAGAGTGACACAATTAAGCACTTTGTCTGTTCCCAGACATTTAAGGAACTGTCTCTGTTAAGAGATTTGACATTTTCCCAGAGTGACCTCCTCTAAATAAAAGATAATGGAAATATATTTCAAGAAAGGTGATgcatttaattattttattgCTTCTAATAGAGATACTTAGCATTTTAAAAGGTTCTTTGGTTAGCAGCTGCTAATACTTGTTTCTGTGACGGAGCTCTGTTGATTGAATTTCAGTTGTTATTTCTAACTTGAACTAATTCTCCTGCTCTTCCATAAGTAACAACTGTCAACATTAGCTAAAATGGTAAATAACCACTACAGACACCCAGTGCAAACAGTGAGGTGGAAGTCTACCTGCTGCAGATGTTCTGCATCTTAGCCTTTCATCagtgtttctgttggaaaatgCTTTCCATGTTTCCATCTACTGTGGAGACGTGACTGTGAaggcagtcatagaatcacagacatgACTGTGAAGGCAgttgtagaatcagccaggttggaagagatctccaagatcatccagttcaacctagcacccagccctagacaatcaaccagaccatggcattaagtgccccatccaggctttgcttcaacacctccagggacagtgactccaccacctccctgggcagcccattccaatgccaatcactctctctgacaacaacttcctcctaacatccagcctagacctgccccggcacaacttgacactctgtccccttcttctgttgctgcttgcctggcagaagagcccaaccccacctggctacagcctcccctcaggtagttgcagacagcgatgaggtctgccctgagcctcctcttctgcaggctgcacacccccagctccctcagcctctcctcacagggctgtgctccaggcccctcaccagccttgctgcccttctctggagaccttccagcacctcaacatctctcttgaattgaggagcccagaactggacacagcactcaaggtgtggcctgatcagtgttgagtacaggggcagaataacctcccttgtcctgctgcccacactgctcctgatccaggccaggatgccattggctctcttggccacctgagcactgctgcctcatcttcagctactctctatcagcacccccagctccctctctgcctggctgctctcagacactctggcctcagcctgtagtgctgcttggggttgctgtggccaaagtgtagaaccctgcacttggccttgttcagtctcatcccattggcctctgcccacccatccagcctggacaggtccctctgcagggctctcctgccctccaacagctccacagctgctcctagcttggtgtcatctgcaaacttactgatgctggactcaatcccctggttcagatcatccataaagatattgagcaggatcaggcccagcactgatccttaatGGATGTCTTCTTGCTCGTGGGGTGCTGTGCATGGAGAAATAACTGCTGCACATTTGGGATCAGTGAACTGTCTTGGTGTGTCTGCTGGTTAATAAAAGCAACAGCGTGACTGGAATTCTCCTCTGTCTCATTTTCTACATACAACCAACAGCCTTGGTGAAGGCTAAAAATATTCCACAGATCCTGAAGTTTCATCTCAAGAGGTCTTTCCACCTGTGCAGTGAACCTGTTTGGAACTAAAATACCTTTACCATGGAACTTGGCATTACTGTTTATGGTCGTATTTCAGACTACACAGCCTGGTTTCAAGAACTGTGCAGGAGAAATGTTTGTTTAATTCTTAAGTTACTTTTAACGTAGTGGAGATGTTCCCCCTCAAAAAGAatgtttcttctcttccctgtAGTATCAAAATAGCAGAGCAAGTATCTTTAAACACTTACAACTAAGCTTGTGTTCTCTAAAGCAAATGTGGGAATATTTAATGTACTTCTAGTCACAAAGATTTCATGTTTGAGGTGTGGGGGGATGGAAAGCAGAAGAGAGTATCTTTGCAAGACAAGGGTTTTGACATCTGTTAAGCCTCTTGATGTTTATCATCCAGACCACTGGTTTTGGTTTAGTAATTCACTGCATAGCATTATGCCTAGAACTGGTTTAAGTTTACAGTGTGTCTGGGACTTCAGGGGTCTGTTATCTTGCACCCTGGTCATGTTATGTTTGATAGGTTTGGGGTTTGCCAATAAACGGTGACAAGGCTGATATCTGTGTATGATGACCTCTGGTATACCAAACCTGATCACAAGCAGCTTTAATGCATAGCAAAATATCTTAGCTTGTATGAGAAGTACATCTCTTTCTACACCCTTCTCCAAGATTAATAATTACTGAACATTAGAGCCTGGCCTTAGGTTCTGTTGTTAATCCAGAGTATCTCAGTGCCTTTGTTAGGGCTGTTCTACTATTCACTGTTGTAATTAAAATCAACATATTACACTGAAGTTGTTCCATTTCCATTCCACTTGGTCACTGCTACATGTAGGCTGGTGGTTGTCTTGTCTTTTCTGGATGAGCCTGGTACAAAACCTCATCCTCTTACACAAATTTTGCTTTATCAAAGTGTGACTAACTCATTATTTTAAGCTGGCATTAAAATCCCATGGGATGTGTTCACTGGAAAGACATTCTCTAGATAGTCAAAGTGCAAAATCTGACCTATAATTTAACTTGGAATTTAAATCTTAATAAGGCAGAGTGTACTTGTTATGGCTTCTTTTCAGGATGTTGATTCCACCCCTACAAGAGGAAATTAAATGGGTAAACCAGTGCATAGTATCTGTGGATTAGCAGTGGCAGTAGGGAGATGGCAGCATGAAGTGGCTTTTGCCTGGTGCATGACATACAGGGGCTATTTGgtgcagagaaaaagaaagtgcAACCAGTTCTAGTCACTGATACTGAAAAGTACTGCTTAAAAGTGTTCTAGAACACTCTCAACTAATCCAGCATAAACCATTCAGAAGGAAGCATAGGTTTCAAAGTTCCCTTCATTTCAGGACTTGTTTTGGCAGTATTATGTGCAATaaagatggaaaggaaaaaaaacaccaaccctgTTTCTAACCAAGCATTCAAAGCCCAAAGCCTTGAAGGCTGCTGTGTGAGACAGAAATAACAAGCTCCCAGCGTCAGGCTTTCCATTCTTGCCACACCAGGTGAATGGGCTGTTTCATGGAGCTTTTGCACtgtggtggcagggcaggccagGGGAAGGGAGTGTGGGAGAGCCCTGCAAGAGCTGAGTCAATACCCGACCTTGTTGGATGGCTGTCAGTACTTGGAACCCTGGGCTGGCTGCCTCAGTGTTGCCAAGGATTAGCTAAGCGTGCAGCTTCGGCATCAGATTCTCACAAGGTACTTCTTACCAAGAGGCAGAATAAGTTCATTTTTACAAGCAAAAGGTCTAGAAGGGCAATTATTTTGAGGGACATTGCAGCACTCACCCTGAATTTCTGTACCCTCCCAAATCACTTCCTAGTCTGCATATTTCAAACCAAAAGTTGGGATTTGTACTTGTATCTCTTGATTATTTCCCCTCCCctagtttctttttttctttaagccgTTTGCAGAACTCTTCTATTTTCAAAAGCCTACCATAGTCTTAAAATGTATCTTTGCAGCTGAGGTTGGTGAAACAGTAGGGACTGAAGTGGCTTCACTTCTGAAGCCTTAACAAAGTGCCTTACCTCTATTACTTCAAGTGCTTCTGTAGCTACATGATACTTATTTTTTCTACTGCATAGAAGCAGCTAATTATTGTGGCACCTTCCACCTCTCCGAGTTGTATTTCTAGAATCATCATTAAAACATAAGCATAGCACTCTGTAGGCTCTACAGAAGGACTCAGGGGGGTGgggaaaacaacagcaaaatgaATGCATCCCTTTTGTAAAATTTGAGAGAGGGGAAAATGGCAGGAGGGGACACACAGAGCCATCCCATGCAGTGacactggcagtgccagctgacgagcacagccctgtgcgtAGCTTGGCTGTCCCACCTCTGCATCACGCCAGCACTATGCAGCTttactgctgcaggcagctgcgtGGCAAAGACTTCAGGATGGGGCaactgtgaggttagctgcagGGCAGATGACTGGAGGAGGCATGCCAGTGAGCCAGCTGTGCAACCAACCCTTCTCTTCCTGCCCTGAAGATGGAATGGCAGCAAAATCTAGCCCTGGTCAAGACTTGCAGCATACTTTGGGAATCTGATGGTGGCTCTGGCACTTACAGGGTTTTGTAAAGGCTCCTGGCTGAGACCTGGTAACTGTCTACAGGTCTAATTTTGGGTGAAGTCAAACTGGGCACTTAAGGACACTTTCCAATACTCTTCCCAGCAGTATGTTGCAATCTCCCCGACTAGCCTGGCAGACACTCTGTGTCCGTGCTAGGGAGGAAAGCGAGCAGGGATGATGTGGCCATCTGTACCCTGAGCAGGGTGGTGTGGCTGCCGCGTACAGGGCAGGGCCACAGCTGGCAGTTTACCTTGGTTTGCACACAGAACCACACCCTGAGGACTGGAGTGTTTCTCCTCCTAAAGCAGAATGAAACAGTCCTGCTTTTAAGTGCTCGCCATTAAGAGTAAGCTGTGTAACTTTGTGCTGCAAGACAGCAGAGCATAAAGGCATATCTAAGGTCTGACAAGAGATGCAGACATCTGCTGCTTCTTGGCTGTTGGTGAATGCCCTCCAGTGGGGCTGTAATCACTGAGAAACAGCCTGGGAAGTGGCAGCACAGCTATCAGAAGTGTTTCTAGCAGGTGTGCTGGGAGTGAATGTGAGAGCTTACTTTGTTCATTCTGAAGGTGCAGCTGGTTAATAAACAGTAGATAGCAGCAATTTGGATAGTAGCAGCTACCTTCAGTTCTTGTGTGTTACTCTTTGACTTGGCAAGAGGCTGTTACTAAATCAACAGGAGTTCTCTGGAGAGAAAGGAGTATTTATTTTGTCTGGcactccatgtccctcttgcaTATTAATTATTCTCCTATCACTTAGGATCTTCTTGGTTTGTCCGTGGCCAGATCTAGTTATTTGTGATGAGCAACATGAGACATTTCCTATCCCTCTTAAGCACATTCCAGTTAATGATTACTGTTCTTTATTAACTAACTTCAGGACTCTATGAAATATGTTTATCAACAGGCCAAGTTCTCATAGAAATTTCAAGAACACACAAGAAACTTAATGACAGCCTAGAGGAGAGTGTAAGTTAATATTTTCTGATTTCAAAACTTACTTTTTAAATTAGAAAATTCCTTTTGCCAATTTTTAATAACTTTTCATTCATTTGCTTCCAAAGTTCAAAAAATTTCATAAAGAAATTATATCTGagctggagaagaaaacagACCTGGATGTAAAATACATGAATGTGAGTACACTCAGTTCTGGAAGTCACACTTTACTTCTCTCTTGCTGGTCAAATTGTATTGCAGAAATGGTTCCCTAGCAGCTAACTGGTACAAGAGCATGGCAAAAGTGTTCATGCTCGAGTtaaagagaaccaatggcacttttaaactcaaggcaggcagctgcccgtCTCGTCTGCTGTGTGCTAGCAGCATCTCACACACTGCCTGTGCTTTTTAGCCACTCACTTGCACGGCTGAGTGCAAGATGAGATATGTTTTAAATGCTTTGGTTGCAGGCAACTTTAAAGAGGtaccaaactgaacacagaagcAAGCTGGATTCTTTAGAGAAGTCGCAGGCTGAGCTGAAGAAAATCCGAAGGAAAAGCCAAGGAGCGCGCAACGTCACCAAGTACGAGCACAAAGAGATGGAGGTCAGTGCCTGCCTCttgcctgctgcttttgcttgctCTATGAACTGGTCGGCAGATGGTGGTGAGCTATTACAGGTTGTGTTTGAGTCGCTCTTAAATCTTGACTCCTAAAGCTTGCCCCCAGGTGTGTGTATGCAGTGTTACTGGTTAAGGCACttatattatcatagaatcaaccaggttggaagacacctccaagatcatccaggccaacctatcccccagccctatccagtcaaccagaccatggcactaagtgcctcagccaggctttgcttgaagacctccagggacttACGCCTCTGGAAGTTGTCTGGCAACAGTTCAACCCCACGGTTTCGGAGGAGGTGCGGGTTTGGTTCCGCTAGGGTGGTTTGTCTTCGGGGCACTCCTGTTGaaacccagctctgggctgctctgctgcactcattCAGAGACTCCTGCTTCAGTTGCTAGGTTTCATCCTCTGACTGACTGTTTTTAATCCGTACCTCTGTAACTACACCTTTATGCAGAGGTTTACGGGGCAGGTCAGCTCTGCCGTGAAAATTCATTTAGTAATTTGCAATACATTAATTTCCCAGAGCGGGTAAATGCCAGCTTGTTACTGCCAGTCCTGCGCAAACCAGCATTGCCATCTGCAGGCCAAGGCAGAGAAGGCAAGGCAGTGAGGAGAAAAGAGCAAATCACCTTCTGGCTGTCCTCTGTCTCTCAGAAAATACTTGCCTTTCTTGCTCAGTGCTTTCATTTCATGGTAGCTTATCAGGGCTTTTTCTCCATGTGTCTctgttttaatttccttttcaaaGAAAGCTTTGTTTGTAATgaggaacaaagggacacagtctcaagttgtgccaggggaggtctaggctggatgttaggaggaagtcgttggcagagagagtgattggcattggaatgggctgcccagggaggtgatggagtcgctgtctctggaggtgttcgagaaaagcctggatgaggcacttagtgccatggtctggtttagtggatagggctgggggataggttggactgaatgagcttggagatctcttccaacctggtttattcgatgattctatgataaatagcACTAGCTCCTTTTTCTTCACATACACACAAGTAAATTATGGGTTGCCTCTCATGAGAATATGCCTTTGCTTGGTGGGATGAGGGAAGTTGGGTGCTTGCACAAAAAGACTGAGGCTTGGAAGCAGAGTCACTCTATCCCACCACACCTTtcctgtatgtaactgtatgtGGTATCAAATCTGATTTATCttggggttttgtgttgtttttctcTCCTTAGTATTTGGAAACTGTGACCTCTCGACAGAATGACATCCAGAGATTTAttgcagaaggctgcagagaagccctccttgaagagaagagaagattctgtTTTCTGGTTGACAAGCACTGCAACTTCAGCCAGCACATGCACTTCTACCATGTTCAGGTCAGTGACATGAATTCAACCAAATGAAACCCCTGAAATGGAATCAAATGGGAGATCAGAGTGCTGTAAGCAGCTAAAAAGGCACTTAGGAGCGCTGTAGTGCCAGACAAGTACATAGAAGATGTTTGCAATGCAGTGTGCAGCTGTATGTAAAAGCATGTCTTTGACAAGTGTCTTTTACATTTTGGATGCAGTGTGCAGACTTCCTCAAATCCAAGCTGCCTGGGTGGCAGGAAATCTGTAGTGATGCTACCAAAGTGCCTGAAAAGGTCAGAATGATGATAGACGAGATAAGGACACCTGGTTCCACTCCAGTGTCAGGAACTCCACAGCCGTCACCCATGATAGAGAGAAACACCCTGGTATGTTGGTCTTTGATGGTTAAAGGTCCTTTCTCTTAACTGGGAGTCTTCACTAGCTTCTGTTGTACCTAAGCATGTGCAGTtaagtctgtgctgctgggctacACTGGGAATCAGTATGAAATCAAACTCTTAAGAGCTGAAGCCCTGCTATTGGAGAAGGACAGTAGGCAGAAGCACAAACCCCAGGGCTCACTTTTCAGTGGGGGGCCTAGGACATTTTCTGCAGAGGCCAGCCTCAGGGCTACTTTCATTCCACCCATTTCCTGCATTCTTGTCTCTAAGTGCTAGCAATTACACACTCAGTAGTTCAATATAAACTTAacaccatagaatggtctgggctggaagagacctccaaaggtctaaATTCTCCCTGTGTGTATGTTTTGTCACCACTAGTCGTGGAAGGGCCACAAAAAATGATCTAGGTGTAACTGTGCCATTTGTCGGGGGGGAAAAGGCACAGCATCCCCACCGACAAATGTCTGTCGAGGGACAGAAGCCTCTTAAACACATTCCATCAGGAAGCCCTTGGGACCATGGGGACCGACAGCTCTAACTATGTGTCACTTGGGAACAGGTCAGCATTGCTTTCTGGAATGTAATACTGCAAAGAAGTTGTCACTGTCTCCTCACTATTGTGACACCGTTGTTTTTGTGACTCTAGTTCGGAAGTGACTTCTATCCTCACTATGAAAATGCAACGAAggtgcccccagctcctgctggcagagCCTACACCAGTCCACTTGTTGATATGTTTAACAATCCCACAACGGCTCCCAAGTCATCTTCTGAAAAGCTTACCAATTCAGCAGGTAAGGGTCAccttgctgccagctggctCAGTGTGAATGACAGTGTCCAACATCGCAGCAGGACCTCTTGCCTGCTGGGATGGTGTGAATTCCAGGGTGTGGAGAGGAGTACAGAATGGGCTTTATGATGTGTTTAAGGAAGTTATGAAACAGGGGAACTGTCTCCTAAGTCAAGAATCGTTTGCAGTAAAGTACAGGTCAGGCTGGGTAGGTTCTATTTCAATCACACTCTCCCTGATTAGCTCAGCTTAACTCCTTTTAGCACTTCCAGTCCTGCTGCAATACATTCTGTAATTTTGAACAAGATAGAGCTGAGTGATTATTTCACTGCATATAAGTAAACAAACTACTCCTACAGtcttgctttggtttgcttgAAGGACCTGTAGCAGTTAGGGAAGAATGTGCAGATGGGACAAGATGAACACAGCTTTGTGTTTCCTTCCTGAAACATAAAGTCCTGCTCAGATTTGTTTCCAATATATTGAATTTTTTATGTTACCTGTtatggggaaggaagggaaagatcttgaaggtcttttccaacctggttaattctgtgtggttctgtgaaaggaCTAAGTCTAAATCACAACCTAAGCAATGCAGAACCTTTCAGTGTGATAATAGCAGCTCCAGCATTTCTTCCTTCAAAGTGTGCTTACAATGCACTGTGTTGGTTCAAGAGCAATTCAGAGATATCCTTTCAGCTGTGTTCTGCTAAACACCTGGGGTCTGCAAAGCACCTGCAACTCCCATCGACTCAGCTGCAGTCAAGTGCCAGGCATGTTTGAAAATGCAATCAGGGACCTCATACACAGTTAACTTTGTTTTTAATGGGAAATGTTCCAAGGCTTTTATGGCTGCCAAAGTTTAACATTTTTCAGGCCAGAAAACAAAAGGTGAAGTAGCAGCAAGTAAAAGACTTTACATAATCACATTTTACGTCTGTTGGTTCAGCTTTGTCGTGATGGGTGATGCTTGTATGTAGTTGCCTGTGCCGTCAAGAACTTCACGGTGGTATGAAATGTTGGCAGATAATTGAGAGGTGTGTAAGTGGAAACCAAAGCAGTGCAAAGCCTCAGAACTCGCTTTGCACTTGAGCATTCCTGTTTTaactctcacagaatcatacaatttcTTAGCCTGGAatagaccttcaagatcatcgagtccaacctcagCCTACTAATCAGAATTACTTTCATTAGCATGTGGctaattttccctttttttgcttcactttttccttttctgacaGAGAACTCAGATGATGCCAGTTTATCACGCTCAACTTCTGTTGCCACAGGACTAAATATAATGAAAAGGCAAAAAGTAAAGACAATCTTCCCACATACTGCTGGAAGCAACAAGACGTTGCTTAGCTTTGCACAGGGGGACATCATCACACTGCTTGTAGCTGAAGAAAAGGACGGCTGGCTCTACGGGGAACATGACTCCACCAAAGTGTAAGACAATCAGTGGATTGCCCAGTTTGAACCTGAAGGGAAAATGTGTCTCAGCAGATGTTGTTAGGCCTTGGTAAATTATTTCACCCCCTTTGTTGTTGGTTGTCACTGACTGGGCACTTGAAGTCTTTCTGTGAGGTAAATCACCACACTTACGGGGGTTTTGTTACACTAGTTTGGTACGGTCAGGGGCTGGGTCTTTAGCAGGTAAATCCCACCCATTCCCTCAGACAACTGTTGTCTTTCAAAAGATCTCTCCAATTCTATATAAAGTGAAActgaagaagtttccccttgcaGAAAAGGATGGTTTCCATCATCGTACACTAGACCgctggaagaagcagcagaagaaaaagcatTTGTCCCAGCACCAAGGTACTGTCTGGGTGGGCCTTGCAGGAATGCCACACCTTCTCTGATGTTCATGGCAGTGTtacttctctgctgctctgctttgttaTTCAGCCATGTGTACAGCAAGTCTTTCTAACAGTCTGTAGTGCAATGCTTTGATTAAATTACAACATGGTAATGGTTAGACAAAGACCCCAGAACTAGCTTCACCTCACCTTAAAGAGTCCCACCGACTCCAATCCACTGGGGCTGTACATCTCTGCTAGcatccagctcctgcactttCCTGCAGCTAAAGATAAGGGAGAGAGCTCTGTTGTAAGAACTGAACATGTTACCTGCTGGCTTCTGTCTCGCAGCCCTGCACCAATCCGAAGTATCAGTTCTGTAAACCTCGTGGACAAAGCTGATGTTGTCCTGCCACCACCAGACTATCTGGGGTCTGTGCAAACAGATAAGAGGATGGAGTCTCCCAAAGGTACTGTCAAAACACCAACTGACAGAGCAGAAAATGCAGGCCCGGTAAGTAACCCATCCAAATGTTCTGCCCTGCCTCCTTTCCTTGCCCTACTTAGCTGAGCAATTCAGTGAGGCCCTGGAATATTCTCTCTTGCCTACTTGTGTTTCAGTGGCCCTTTCATGCTGCTGTCTTCAGGAGTATCGTGGGGTTTGGGCATTTCAACCCATCTGTAGTGATAAGAGTGTTCAGGGGTGTATCTAAGTACAAAGGAGA contains:
- the BAIAP2L1 gene encoding brain-specific angiogenesis inhibitor 1-associated protein 2-like protein 1; this encodes MSRDPEEVNKLTESTYKNVMEQFNPGLRNLINLGKNYEKAVNAMVVAGRAYYDNLAKIGDISADSPVSKELGQVLIEISRTHKKLNDSLEESFKKFHKEIISELEKKTDLDVKYMNATLKRYQTEHRSKLDSLEKSQAELKKIRRKSQGARNVTKYEHKEMEYLETVTSRQNDIQRFIAEGCREALLEEKRRFCFLVDKHCNFSQHMHFYHVQCADFLKSKLPGWQEICSDATKVPEKVRMMIDEIRTPGSTPVSGTPQPSPMIERNTLFGSDFYPHYENATKVPPAPAGRAYTSPLVDMFNNPTTAPKSSSEKLTNSAENSDDASLSRSTSVATGLNIMKRQKVKTIFPHTAGSNKTLLSFAQGDIITLLVAEEKDGWLYGEHDSTKVKGWFPSSYTRPLEEAAEEKAFVPAPSPAPIRSISSVNLVDKADVVLPPPDYLGSVQTDKRMESPKGTVKTPTDRAENAGPKPDMNGIVKPPFLSGENPFATVKLRPTVTNDRSAPIIR